The proteins below are encoded in one region of Candidatus Planktophila lacus:
- a CDS encoding low molecular weight protein-tyrosine-phosphatase — protein sequence MPDLSHLRNRDELLITMVCLGNICRSPMAAAVLANRTSTWSAPKILVDSAGTSNWHVGEGPNPPSKKTWEAAGYKFDHIASEMTAARMEKSDLILVMDRSNHRNVLSLTENQELHGKVHFLRDFDYTIAGDREVPDPYSLPDSAFEEVLGMVERAIDGLLQELTR from the coding sequence GTGCCTGATTTATCTCATCTGCGAAATCGCGATGAACTTTTAATCACCATGGTCTGTCTAGGAAATATTTGTCGTTCTCCAATGGCGGCAGCGGTTTTAGCAAATAGAACTTCTACTTGGAGCGCACCGAAAATTCTGGTCGATAGTGCGGGAACTTCAAATTGGCATGTAGGTGAAGGTCCAAATCCACCTTCCAAGAAAACTTGGGAAGCAGCAGGTTACAAGTTCGATCACATCGCGTCGGAAATGACTGCTGCACGAATGGAGAAATCTGATTTGATTTTGGTGATGGATCGCAGCAACCACCGAAATGTTTTGTCGCTTACTGAAAATCAAGAACTGCACGGTAAAGTTCATTTCTTGCGCGACTTTGATTACACAATTGCTGGCGATCGCGAAGTTCCAGATCCTTATTCGCTACCTGATTCGGCATTCGAAGAAGTTCTCGGAATGGTGGAACGTGCGATAGATGGTTTGCTGCAGGAGTTAACGAGGTAG
- a CDS encoding PDGLE domain-containing protein, with product MKQKTFLITGFIASLFLAGIVSFYASSNPDGLEKVAGDIGFIDTAKENTNSEGILADYGVKGVDNQRLSTGAAGVIGVVATGAISTGLFFLIRRKSGDKK from the coding sequence ATGAAGCAGAAAACATTTTTGATCACGGGGTTTATTGCCTCACTATTTCTTGCAGGAATTGTTTCGTTCTACGCATCGTCCAATCCTGATGGCCTAGAAAAGGTTGCTGGTGACATTGGTTTTATTGATACGGCGAAAGAGAACACCAATAGCGAAGGAATACTTGCTGACTATGGCGTCAAGGGCGTAGATAACCAGCGTCTTTCAACAGGTGCAGCAGGTGTAATTGGTGTTGTTGCCACGGGAGCAATTTCAACTGGACTCTTCTTCTTAATTCGCCGTAAATCTGGTGACAAAAAATAA
- a CDS encoding TrmH family RNA methyltransferase, whose amino-acid sequence MEINTPATIGPGEFFPVVGVGPHEKPWPTGAQYDSELLENGDRRNVLDHYRYWSVEAIVADLNTKRHKLHIAIENWQHDLNIGSVVRTANAFNVSAVHIVGKRDWNKRGAMVTDRYLTVIHHPTIADFATWCKENNLPIIGIDNVPTSKQLEGAQLPESCVLLFGQEGAGMSDEGIEVCEVLYEIRQYGSTRSMNASAAGAIAMYHWALQHLPR is encoded by the coding sequence ATGGAAATAAATACACCTGCCACGATCGGCCCAGGAGAATTTTTTCCTGTTGTAGGTGTTGGTCCTCATGAAAAACCTTGGCCAACAGGTGCTCAATATGACTCAGAATTGCTTGAGAATGGTGATCGTCGCAATGTTCTAGATCACTATCGCTATTGGTCCGTTGAAGCAATTGTTGCTGATCTCAATACTAAGCGCCATAAACTGCATATCGCTATTGAAAATTGGCAACATGACTTAAATATCGGTTCAGTTGTTCGAACTGCAAATGCCTTTAATGTTTCGGCCGTACATATCGTTGGAAAGCGTGACTGGAATAAGCGTGGCGCAATGGTTACAGATAGATACCTAACCGTTATTCATCACCCCACAATCGCCGACTTTGCAACTTGGTGTAAAGAAAATAACCTGCCGATTATCGGAATCGATAACGTCCCGACTTCTAAACAACTTGAAGGAGCGCAATTACCTGAATCATGTGTGCTTTTATTCGGACAAGAAGGCGCCGGAATGTCAGATGAAGGTATTGAAGTCTGCGAAGTGCTCTATGAGATACGCCAATATGGATCTACTCGTTCCATGAACGCTTCAGCTGCTGGCGCGATAGCGATGTATCACTGGGCGCTGCAACACCTACCTCGTTAA
- the cbiQ gene encoding cobalt ECF transporter T component CbiQ, whose product MGERLYLHRHSVTHSLPSHVKILTVLVFISVSVATPITRWPAFIAFFSLLIFTAVMSKIPILLLFKRALIEIPFVFFAILMPFFGEGEKFSIFGVMVYRDGLLAGTSIVVKGTLGVLAAVILSTTTTAREILRGLEKLKLPMIMVQIASFMLRYINVISDEMERMKVARESRGFIATGIKHWKVLATAAAALFIRSYERGERVHLAMLSRGFDGALPSLDSHSVTTREWFTALSIPGLALIASITASLIGW is encoded by the coding sequence GTGGGCGAGCGACTTTATCTACACCGCCATTCAGTAACGCATTCACTGCCCTCACACGTAAAGATTCTGACCGTTCTTGTCTTCATCTCAGTCTCTGTTGCAACGCCAATTACTCGCTGGCCTGCATTTATCGCCTTTTTTAGCCTGCTTATCTTCACAGCAGTTATGAGCAAGATTCCGATTCTTCTGCTCTTTAAGCGTGCGTTAATTGAGATTCCATTTGTCTTCTTTGCAATCCTGATGCCATTTTTTGGTGAAGGTGAAAAGTTCTCCATCTTTGGCGTAATGGTTTATCGCGATGGTTTATTGGCTGGAACTTCTATTGTGGTTAAGGGAACGCTTGGCGTTCTAGCCGCGGTGATTCTTTCAACTACAACAACGGCGCGCGAAATCCTGCGGGGCTTAGAAAAACTCAAACTTCCAATGATCATGGTTCAGATCGCCTCATTTATGTTGCGCTATATCAATGTGATTAGCGATGAGATGGAGCGGATGAAAGTTGCCCGCGAGTCACGTGGCTTTATTGCAACTGGGATCAAACATTGGAAAGTTTTAGCAACCGCAGCAGCTGCTCTCTTTATTCGCTCTTACGAGCGCGGTGAACGAGTTCACTTAGCGATGCTCTCTCGCGGCTTCGATGGCGCACTTCCATCGCTAGATTCTCATTCCGTAACTACACGTGAATGGTTCACTGCGCTATCAATTCCAGGCCTCGCCTTAATTGCTTCAATAACCGCATCACTGATTGGTTGGTAG
- a CDS encoding tetratricopeptide repeat protein, whose product MSDDESQDELVTEEMLWDRIPEVHGADRANTYYELSARIFARGQYDEALALAETARDIFSELGAAESSEGLAQAYSAIGYNLNQLKRMDEAATAMSKAVEILRESKSPLSLELACTLGEWWYASKNFVKVVEIMDECAQEHLVDGNQIGAANDLHLLGCAYRELKQYDQAITTFKEARLIFKTEKEVIQVARCDQKIASCYVELGDGEKAIEAARKAIDVFETGHDHRRETFALYEYGKAEVLLGKLDEGLATLDGVLQIISEEEPKDFELIVDIETRMTKVLRALGRMAEADEIDRRLVAVREAMEDVPVSDDLGD is encoded by the coding sequence ATGAGCGATGATGAAAGCCAGGACGAGCTCGTAACCGAAGAGATGCTCTGGGATCGAATTCCAGAGGTCCATGGCGCAGATCGTGCAAATACATATTACGAATTAAGTGCGCGAATTTTTGCACGCGGACAGTACGACGAAGCTTTAGCACTTGCCGAAACCGCGCGCGATATCTTCTCTGAACTCGGCGCTGCTGAATCTAGCGAAGGACTTGCGCAGGCTTACTCTGCAATTGGTTATAACTTAAATCAGTTAAAGCGTATGGATGAAGCGGCCACTGCCATGAGCAAAGCTGTGGAAATTTTGCGCGAGAGCAAATCTCCACTCTCATTAGAACTTGCCTGCACATTGGGTGAGTGGTGGTATGCCTCGAAGAACTTTGTAAAAGTTGTCGAGATCATGGATGAATGTGCGCAAGAGCATTTAGTTGATGGAAATCAAATCGGTGCCGCTAATGATCTCCATTTGCTTGGTTGCGCATATCGCGAGCTAAAGCAGTACGACCAGGCAATTACTACCTTTAAAGAAGCTCGTTTGATTTTTAAGACCGAAAAAGAAGTTATTCAAGTTGCACGCTGTGATCAGAAGATCGCATCTTGCTATGTCGAACTCGGCGATGGCGAAAAAGCGATCGAAGCTGCTCGCAAGGCGATCGATGTCTTTGAAACCGGCCATGATCACCGCCGTGAAACCTTTGCGCTCTACGAATACGGAAAAGCCGAAGTTCTACTCGGAAAACTCGATGAAGGTCTGGCGACGTTAGATGGTGTTCTGCAGATTATTTCTGAAGAAGAACCAAAGGATTTCGAACTAATTGTTGATATCGAAACCCGTATGACCAAAGTGCTTCGCGCTCTTGGTCGTATGGCTGAAGCAGATGAAATCGACCGCCGCTTGGTTGCTGTGCGCGAGGCGATGGAAGATGTCCCCGTCTCGGATGATTTAGGCGACTAA
- a CDS encoding energy-coupling factor ABC transporter ATP-binding protein: MSNVPSLQITELAFAYPDGNQALYGVNLTIQKGERVALLGPNGAGKTTLVMHMNGIHPTMQGEVRISGELVDSKNKESLKAIRSKVGIVFQDPDDQLFMPTVGEDVAFGPYNMGLRGEALDKVVADALTQVGMIDFIDRPPHHLSFGQRRRVAVATVLAMKPEILVLDEPSSNLDPASRRELADILRSLDITIVMVTHDLPYAFELCERSVILSGGIIVADDKTGQILNDEKLLKSHRLELPVGFSFN; this comes from the coding sequence ATGTCTAACGTCCCAAGCTTGCAGATCACCGAATTGGCATTTGCTTATCCCGATGGCAACCAGGCGTTGTATGGCGTAAATCTGACAATCCAAAAGGGTGAGCGCGTTGCACTACTAGGTCCTAACGGTGCCGGCAAGACAACACTGGTTATGCATATGAATGGAATTCACCCAACAATGCAGGGTGAAGTACGTATTTCAGGCGAGCTAGTCGATAGCAAAAATAAAGAGTCTCTAAAAGCGATTCGCTCCAAAGTAGGAATCGTCTTTCAAGATCCAGATGATCAACTATTTATGCCTACCGTTGGAGAAGATGTCGCCTTTGGCCCATACAACATGGGGCTCCGCGGTGAAGCGCTAGATAAAGTCGTTGCAGATGCTTTGACTCAAGTCGGAATGATCGATTTCATCGATCGCCCGCCGCACCATTTATCTTTCGGACAACGTCGCCGTGTTGCTGTTGCAACAGTGCTTGCGATGAAGCCTGAGATCTTGGTCCTTGATGAACCATCTTCTAACTTAGACCCTGCTAGCAGGCGCGAACTTGCAGATATCTTGCGTTCGCTAGATATCACGATCGTCATGGTTACCCACGATCTGCCATATGCCTTTGAACTCTGCGAGCGTTCGGTAATTCTCTCTGGCGGCATCATCGTCGCCGATGACAAGACCGGTCAGATTCTTAACGATGAGAAGCTACTTAAATCGCATCGCCTAGAACTGCCAGTTGGGTTTTCATTTAACTAA
- a CDS encoding L-threonylcarbamoyladenylate synthase has product MTSGEFVSNCTADALTTAAQLIKYGGLVAFPTETVYGLGADATNAAAVARIYQAKGRPADHPLIVHIHSMQAMGEWADEIPDYAIALARNFWPGPMTLVLKRSMLAEDFVTGGQPTVGLRVPDHVVALALLSSFEKIGGKGIAAPSANRFGHVSPTTADAVREELADYLAPTDQILDGGSSSVGVESTIIDCTSTAPRILRPGAITTEMIEEATGLKVLTEAANIRVSGSLENHYAPSATVELNRTPIATEGFIALAEFETPESVIRLASPKTIEEFARVIYSALRDADKKGLKTVVVQEPTGDGLALAIRDRLMRASKGR; this is encoded by the coding sequence ATGACCAGTGGTGAATTCGTCTCAAATTGCACCGCTGACGCTCTAACAACGGCAGCCCAGTTAATTAAATATGGCGGCCTTGTAGCTTTCCCCACCGAAACTGTTTATGGCCTTGGCGCCGATGCCACAAACGCTGCAGCCGTTGCTCGCATTTATCAAGCAAAGGGCCGCCCCGCAGATCATCCGCTAATTGTTCATATCCATTCGATGCAAGCAATGGGCGAGTGGGCCGATGAAATCCCTGATTATGCAATCGCACTTGCCCGCAACTTCTGGCCTGGCCCAATGACTTTAGTTTTAAAGCGCTCAATGCTCGCTGAAGATTTTGTAACTGGTGGCCAACCAACCGTTGGCTTACGAGTACCTGACCACGTTGTTGCGCTCGCTTTACTTTCTTCATTCGAAAAGATTGGTGGCAAAGGAATCGCAGCCCCCAGCGCCAATCGCTTCGGCCATGTCTCACCAACAACAGCGGATGCAGTACGTGAAGAGCTAGCCGATTACTTAGCTCCAACTGATCAAATTCTTGATGGCGGTTCATCATCTGTCGGAGTTGAGTCAACAATCATTGACTGCACATCAACCGCACCGCGTATTTTGCGCCCAGGTGCAATAACAACCGAGATGATTGAAGAAGCCACCGGACTGAAAGTTTTAACTGAAGCAGCGAATATCCGAGTCAGCGGTTCTTTAGAAAACCATTACGCACCAAGTGCAACCGTTGAATTAAATCGAACACCAATTGCCACAGAAGGTTTTATTGCTCTCGCAGAATTTGAAACACCAGAAAGCGTTATTCGTTTAGCTTCACCAAAAACCATCGAAGAATTTGCACGCGTCATTTACTCAGCACTTCGCGATGCCGATAAAAAGGGCCTTAAAACTGTTGTAGTTCAAGAGCCAACCGGTGATGGATTGGCCCTTGCCATCCGCGACCGCCTAATGCGAGCGTCAAAGGGGAGATAA
- a CDS encoding DMT family transporter, producing MSSSQPQKDNSWLPIYLALGAVWGCSFIFIKLGLEFLTPFGVAFGRCALGALTLLAWAKYKGIALPESKKVLFHLWVVSLLLNVIPGVFFALAETEVTSVLAGIINAVTPLMTLLAIMVVTRNEKPKLHQVVGILIGFTGVLTVLGAWKGLGDNPLWAILILLAAVTCYGFSFPYSRRFVLQHKLAPESIAAGQVTLGALTLLPFFIYNGIDKYEYKAAPVFAMIALGVFGSGFAYIWNFKVMALAGSAVASSVTYLTPVVAVIVGVIFLQEKIHWYEPVGALVVLLGAAIGQNRIKLSLVK from the coding sequence GTGTCATCCTCGCAGCCGCAGAAAGACAATTCGTGGCTACCGATCTACCTAGCCCTCGGTGCTGTCTGGGGCTGTTCATTCATATTTATCAAGTTGGGACTTGAATTTCTAACTCCATTTGGAGTTGCCTTTGGTCGCTGCGCACTTGGCGCGCTGACTTTGCTGGCATGGGCTAAGTACAAAGGAATTGCACTTCCCGAATCAAAGAAGGTTCTATTTCACCTTTGGGTTGTTTCACTACTTTTAAATGTTATTCCAGGGGTCTTCTTCGCGCTAGCCGAAACAGAAGTAACTTCTGTTCTAGCGGGAATTATTAACGCGGTAACACCTCTAATGACTTTGCTAGCAATTATGGTTGTTACGCGAAATGAGAAACCGAAACTTCATCAGGTAGTAGGTATCTTGATTGGGTTTACTGGAGTATTAACTGTTTTAGGTGCTTGGAAAGGTCTTGGTGACAATCCGCTCTGGGCAATTCTAATTTTGCTTGCTGCTGTTACTTGTTATGGGTTTTCATTTCCTTATTCACGCCGCTTCGTTCTACAGCATAAATTGGCGCCAGAATCTATTGCTGCTGGTCAGGTAACGCTGGGCGCGCTGACTTTGCTTCCCTTCTTTATCTACAACGGCATAGATAAATATGAGTACAAAGCAGCTCCCGTTTTTGCGATGATCGCGCTTGGCGTATTTGGTAGCGGCTTTGCATACATTTGGAACTTTAAAGTTATGGCGCTGGCAGGAAGCGCTGTTGCAAGCAGCGTCACATATTTAACGCCAGTGGTCGCGGTAATTGTTGGTGTGATTTTCTTGCAAGAGAAGATTCATTGGTATGAACCAGTTGGAGCACTCGTCGTTCTTCTGGGCGCTGCAATCGGTCAAAATCGCATCAAACTTTCGTTAGTTAAATGA
- a CDS encoding energy-coupling factor ABC transporter permease — MHIPDGFIDLPTSAAFAAVAAAGVAISIRGAKSSLDEKTAPLAGLTATFIFAVQMLNFPVAAGTSGHLLGAGLAAVLIGPYAATLAITIVLILQALLFADGGLSALGLSIFNMSLVAVWFGYGVFLLVKKIAPKKKLSISIAAAIAALLSVPAAAAGFVLQYAIGANATFSVSAVFTAMIGTHFLIGIGEALITFFAVGAVLASRSDLVYGYKNESSKLEIRAN; from the coding sequence ATGCATATCCCTGATGGCTTTATCGACCTGCCCACCTCTGCCGCCTTCGCCGCGGTAGCCGCAGCAGGCGTTGCCATCTCCATCCGTGGCGCAAAATCTTCGCTTGATGAGAAGACCGCGCCGTTAGCCGGACTTACTGCAACCTTTATCTTTGCGGTGCAGATGCTCAATTTTCCGGTCGCTGCCGGAACTAGCGGACACTTACTTGGCGCAGGACTTGCTGCAGTATTGATTGGTCCTTATGCAGCAACTTTGGCGATAACAATTGTTTTGATCTTGCAAGCCCTGCTCTTTGCAGACGGTGGATTAAGCGCACTTGGCTTAAGTATCTTTAATATGTCACTCGTTGCCGTCTGGTTTGGTTACGGCGTCTTTCTCTTGGTTAAGAAGATTGCACCGAAGAAGAAACTTTCAATCAGCATCGCAGCGGCAATCGCAGCGTTGTTATCTGTACCAGCTGCTGCCGCAGGATTTGTTCTGCAATATGCAATCGGTGCCAATGCCACTTTCTCAGTCTCTGCAGTCTTCACTGCGATGATCGGTACACACTTCCTTATCGGAATCGGTGAAGCGCTAATTACCTTCTTCGCCGTTGGTGCAGTACTAGCCAGTCGCTCAGATTTGGTTTACGGATATAAGAACGAGAGTTCCAAACTAGAGATTCGTGCCAACTAA
- a CDS encoding D-alanyl-D-alanine carboxypeptidase: MAITPSASAFDPISAASVFSRLAVEPELSNPSVSLIDVSTGEIVFESNAFSQRKPASTMKILAAAATLKHLQPDQVFTTRVSLGTVPDSIVIDGEFDPWISMDHRVATKMKRTSFPRIAFNSLSKVKESSGGSIKKLKVYYNGIYANEVASYKAFYKKRGVTAAFIKVSDEKATSLVSEEILTSESPQVIKMLDWFLLWSDNQLSERMAKIAAKYAGNEFNDEGVAVTFAEILISFGINPAQIVVIDASGLSRQNKVTAHALAQLLYKIHSDPVLSRLIESLPVGGESGTLRNRYIETAPDAVGLVKAKTGTLTGTVSLAGYVQSGDREYAFVIIADKIRRTNSASDRARKTLDRYLAKIAAPLAIPAPESATVVTEVQIL; encoded by the coding sequence TTGGCTATCACTCCTAGCGCTTCTGCATTTGATCCCATCTCAGCAGCCAGCGTTTTCTCACGTCTAGCGGTAGAGCCAGAGTTAAGTAATCCATCGGTGTCGTTAATTGATGTAAGCACCGGCGAGATCGTCTTTGAATCAAATGCATTTTCACAACGCAAGCCCGCTTCGACAATGAAGATTCTTGCAGCCGCGGCCACCTTAAAACACTTACAGCCTGACCAAGTCTTTACAACTCGAGTTTCACTCGGCACGGTTCCTGATTCAATTGTTATCGATGGCGAGTTTGATCCTTGGATTTCGATGGATCATCGGGTTGCAACAAAGATGAAGCGCACCTCTTTTCCACGGATTGCCTTTAATAGCCTTAGTAAAGTTAAAGAGAGCTCAGGCGGTTCGATAAAGAAGTTAAAGGTTTATTACAACGGTATCTATGCCAACGAAGTTGCAAGTTATAAAGCCTTCTACAAGAAACGTGGAGTTACCGCTGCATTTATCAAGGTAAGCGATGAAAAGGCGACTTCATTGGTTAGCGAAGAGATATTAACTTCAGAATCACCACAAGTTATAAAGATGCTTGATTGGTTCTTGCTTTGGAGTGATAACCAACTTTCAGAACGCATGGCTAAGATCGCAGCAAAGTATGCCGGCAATGAATTTAACGATGAAGGCGTAGCAGTTACCTTCGCAGAAATTTTGATTTCATTTGGGATAAATCCAGCGCAGATAGTCGTTATCGATGCCAGTGGTTTATCGCGACAGAATAAAGTTACTGCACACGCACTTGCACAACTGCTCTACAAAATTCATTCCGATCCGGTTCTTTCAAGGTTGATTGAGAGCCTTCCGGTCGGTGGAGAAAGTGGAACGCTACGAAATCGCTATATCGAGACGGCTCCAGATGCGGTTGGTTTGGTTAAGGCAAAGACCGGCACTCTTACCGGCACGGTAAGCCTTGCTGGCTATGTGCAATCAGGAGATCGTGAATACGCTTTTGTAATCATCGCCGACAAGATTCGTAGAACTAATTCAGCAAGTGATCGTGCACGCAAGACTTTAGATCGTTATCTAGCCAAGATTGCTGCGCCGTTGGCTATCCCTGCACCGGAAAGCGCAACTGTTGTTACTGAGGTGCAAATACTTTAA
- a CDS encoding N,N-dimethylformamidase beta subunit family domain-containing protein: MRKLIVSVLVVLAGATAMATPARAQSCSQPGQGWVQSENARKGDPTWSKGVPFRLSADFSRRKAIDRAEGYFDTTSLRCGESAKLTLVESEKAKVTIYRMGYYDGIGARRFASLSARDGWNFVASEKYLPGQYLFKLQAPNREATFIPLVINNPDVESDLTFISSVITWQTYNQWGGYSLYKGPDGKRETRASEVSFARPYDGDGSGQFRYMEYPVIKAAEKLGLSINYATDFDLDRNPDLTSKTKALVFGGHSEYWTTQMRNAVEAAVDRGVNLIVLGGNTAYNRIDINGETISGVTPWRDLGRPEVTLLGSQYLSLGFKRDMVVETSLWPFDVLKPGAVIKGVVGYEADTPITFNGPPVETIARSSILPFEKSVPSMATYYTRPSGAGALNMATNGWVCAMEDRCPWGHRFDKATQRQIRAVTENILKGAALGPLGNWRMAFTQYNAPS; encoded by the coding sequence ATGCGTAAATTGATCGTTAGCGTCCTTGTAGTCCTTGCTGGAGCGACAGCTATGGCAACGCCTGCTCGTGCACAAAGCTGCTCGCAGCCGGGGCAGGGATGGGTTCAATCTGAGAACGCTCGAAAGGGCGATCCCACCTGGAGCAAGGGTGTGCCATTTCGCCTCAGCGCAGATTTCTCAAGGCGCAAGGCAATTGATCGCGCAGAAGGTTATTTCGATACCACCTCACTTCGTTGCGGAGAAAGTGCGAAGTTAACCCTTGTTGAAAGTGAAAAAGCCAAGGTCACTATCTATCGCATGGGTTACTACGACGGCATTGGCGCTCGCCGTTTTGCATCTTTATCTGCAAGAGATGGTTGGAATTTTGTCGCCTCTGAAAAGTATCTGCCTGGTCAATATTTGTTTAAGTTACAGGCTCCAAATCGCGAAGCAACTTTTATTCCGCTAGTCATAAACAATCCTGACGTTGAAAGTGATTTAACTTTTATCTCATCAGTTATAACTTGGCAGACTTACAACCAGTGGGGTGGATACAGCCTTTATAAAGGCCCTGACGGAAAACGCGAAACTCGCGCCAGCGAAGTTTCCTTTGCGCGTCCTTACGATGGTGATGGATCGGGGCAGTTCCGCTACATGGAATACCCCGTAATAAAAGCAGCAGAAAAGCTAGGTCTTTCCATTAACTATGCCACCGACTTTGATTTAGATCGCAACCCTGATTTAACAAGTAAGACCAAGGCACTGGTCTTTGGTGGACACAGCGAATACTGGACAACGCAAATGCGCAATGCAGTTGAAGCAGCGGTTGACCGTGGAGTTAATCTAATTGTCCTTGGTGGCAATACCGCCTATAACCGGATTGATATAAATGGCGAAACGATTTCTGGCGTTACACCTTGGCGTGATTTAGGCCGACCAGAAGTCACGCTCTTAGGTTCGCAATATCTTTCACTCGGTTTTAAACGAGATATGGTCGTTGAAACCAGCCTCTGGCCTTTTGATGTATTAAAACCTGGGGCAGTTATCAAAGGCGTCGTTGGTTATGAAGCCGATACTCCGATTACATTTAACGGTCCGCCAGTTGAGACGATCGCGCGATCTTCAATTCTGCCTTTTGAAAAATCCGTCCCATCAATGGCCACTTATTACACCCGCCCATCCGGTGCGGGCGCCCTGAATATGGCTACAAATGGCTGGGTTTGTGCGATGGAAGATCGCTGCCCATGGGGACACCGCTTCGATAAGGCGACCCAACGGCAAATCCGTGCAGTAACTGAGAATATTTTGAAAGGCGCAGCGCTTGGCCCGTTGGGAAATTGGCGCATGGCGTTTACACAATATAACGCGCCTTCCTAA
- a CDS encoding glycosyltransferase, with protein MAAQVKVMQIIARMNVGGPAVIVAELMRGLDKNQFEQILVTGYCDENEADYLDTVAKDIKATRIAGLGRSVSLIADLKAFFGLVSLIRKYKPDVIHTHTAKAGVLGRLASLLAGRGAVRVHTFHGHLLHGYFSSALTKLVILIEKFFAARTSVLIAIGSKVKEDLLAAGIGRANKYRVFFPGLPAPKTGSKAAAQSALGISSEVLYCTFVGRLTQIKRPDRLLDVAAECKLRGIDLRFLVAGEGELFESSKQRALKDQLNVTFFGWRSDIDQIFASSDIAILTSDNEGIPLTLIQAAQAGLPIVATNVGSISDIVINESTGYLTSTTATEMADAIEKLVRDPQLRQMMGAAGKAHAERYFSLDRMIKDHSDLYRSL; from the coding sequence ATGGCCGCGCAGGTAAAGGTAATGCAGATAATCGCCCGCATGAATGTGGGTGGTCCTGCCGTGATCGTGGCCGAACTCATGCGCGGGCTAGATAAAAACCAGTTTGAGCAAATCTTGGTCACTGGGTACTGCGATGAGAATGAAGCAGATTATTTAGACACTGTTGCCAAAGATATTAAGGCAACGCGCATTGCAGGTTTGGGGCGTTCAGTTTCACTCATTGCAGATCTCAAAGCTTTCTTTGGTTTGGTTTCGCTAATCCGCAAATACAAACCAGATGTAATCCACACCCACACTGCAAAGGCTGGAGTGCTCGGTCGCTTGGCATCTTTGTTGGCTGGTCGCGGAGCTGTGCGAGTTCACACATTCCATGGACATTTACTACATGGGTATTTCAGTTCTGCGCTAACTAAGTTAGTTATATTGATTGAGAAGTTCTTTGCCGCGCGCACTAGCGTGTTAATCGCAATTGGCAGCAAAGTAAAAGAAGATTTATTGGCAGCCGGAATCGGGCGCGCCAATAAGTACCGAGTCTTCTTCCCTGGTTTGCCTGCGCCAAAGACTGGTTCTAAAGCAGCGGCGCAGAGCGCGCTAGGTATTTCATCTGAAGTCTTGTACTGCACTTTCGTTGGCCGCTTAACGCAGATTAAACGCCCCGATCGTTTGTTAGATGTAGCCGCGGAATGTAAGCTCCGTGGAATTGATCTACGTTTCTTGGTTGCCGGAGAAGGCGAACTATTTGAGAGTTCAAAGCAGCGCGCACTGAAAGATCAATTAAATGTGACCTTCTTTGGCTGGCGCAGTGATATCGATCAGATATTTGCGTCAAGTGATATCGCGATTCTGACTTCAGATAATGAAGGTATTCCACTTACTTTGATCCAAGCAGCACAAGCTGGTCTACCAATTGTTGCGACAAACGTTGGTTCGATCTCGGATATCGTCATAAATGAGAGCACGGGCTATCTCACCTCAACAACTGCCACAGAAATGGCTGATGCGATTGAGAAATTGGTGCGTGACCCACAACTTCGCCAAATGATGGGCGCTGCAGGAAAAGCACATGCCGAGCGCTATTTCTCGCTAGATCGCATGATCAAGGACCACTCAGATCTATATCGCTCGCTATAA